A region from the Pontixanthobacter aestiaquae genome encodes:
- a CDS encoding DUF3667 domain-containing protein yields MSGDIGDISGAVGDIGLGVAAAKAVEPETDGATRGGREETGGNACLNCGTALIGDHCHHCGQKAKLHRTLRGFGHDLLHGILHFEGKFWRTMPLLFWRPGRVIREYVEGKRAKYVSPIALFLFTVFVSYALFSAFGGFGDIEPEVDPATAQELQANLEGANAELAKLNQDLAAPDLTAEAKAKLRREIAAANLGRDMLVTLIESAKVTDDPEGIIKVGPGKTGISSEAAGSANPDSAGVSDGIGGWLNSSVRKVRDNPGLAVYKLQTNAYKLSWLLIPLSLPFMWLLFPFSRRFKMYDHTVFVTYSISFMTMLAVILSVGIGYQFWPLIVGPLLYAPFHLYRSFRGAYGLSRFGALWRMVTLSAAIWLTLGLFITIMFGIVISG; encoded by the coding sequence ATGAGCGGGGATATTGGTGACATTTCGGGAGCCGTCGGCGACATCGGCCTGGGCGTAGCGGCTGCAAAAGCGGTTGAACCCGAAACGGACGGAGCAACACGCGGTGGACGCGAAGAAACTGGCGGCAATGCGTGTCTGAATTGCGGCACCGCCTTGATCGGCGACCACTGCCATCATTGCGGGCAGAAGGCGAAACTTCACCGGACATTGCGCGGCTTTGGCCACGACCTGCTTCACGGCATTCTCCATTTCGAAGGCAAGTTTTGGCGCACGATGCCGCTGCTTTTCTGGCGTCCGGGCCGGGTGATTCGCGAATATGTCGAAGGCAAGCGCGCGAAATATGTGAGCCCGATTGCATTGTTCCTGTTCACGGTGTTCGTTAGCTATGCGCTGTTCAGTGCGTTCGGGGGCTTCGGCGACATCGAGCCAGAAGTTGATCCGGCGACCGCTCAAGAACTTCAAGCAAACCTGGAAGGCGCTAACGCTGAATTGGCGAAGCTCAATCAGGATCTCGCAGCGCCAGATCTGACCGCTGAAGCCAAAGCAAAACTGCGCAGGGAGATCGCCGCCGCAAATTTGGGCCGGGATATGTTGGTCACTTTGATCGAAAGTGCCAAAGTCACCGATGATCCGGAGGGGATTATCAAAGTCGGCCCGGGTAAAACAGGGATCAGCTCTGAAGCTGCGGGAAGCGCGAATCCGGATAGTGCAGGGGTTAGCGACGGTATCGGCGGATGGCTCAATTCATCCGTCCGGAAAGTCCGCGATAATCCCGGTCTAGCGGTCTACAAATTGCAGACAAACGCCTACAAACTGAGCTGGTTGCTGATCCCGCTGAGCCTGCCGTTCATGTGGCTTTTGTTCCCGTTTAGCAGACGGTTCAAAATGTACGATCACACAGTGTTTGTCACTTACTCGATCAGCTTCATGACAATGCTCGCGGTCATCCTGTCCGTGGGGATCGGCTACCAATTTTGGCCGCTGATTGTCGGCCCCCTCCTATACGCTCCGTTCCATCTCTACCGATCTTTTCGCGGCGCATACGGGCTGAGCCGGTTCGGCGCTTTATGGCGTATGGTGACGCTTTCGGCAGCGATCTGGCTCACACTCGGCCTGTTCATCACAATCATGTTCGGCATCGTGATCTCGGGCTAG
- a CDS encoding ParA family protein, which yields MAVIAIYSVKGGVGKTTLSANLAWYASSTYKHRTLVWDLDAAGGAGFLLGVDPDPVLPAETLFSRQKSPHDFIQQTGHERLSVLPADESLRSIDSYFSRVVRRDSLARTAARFKSGYERIFIDCPPVLNSLSRQIMRAADVVIVPLPPSPLSTRAFQLVADEVKATGAKHAPMLPVLSMLDMRRTLHRKAREDAPDWPTIPFASAAEQCAVRRQPVGTFAPRSPAAQSFAGLSAAIERKLSSRGE from the coding sequence ATGGCGGTAATTGCGATCTACAGCGTAAAAGGAGGCGTAGGGAAGACAACCCTTTCGGCCAATCTCGCATGGTATGCGTCATCTACATACAAACACCGGACCTTGGTGTGGGATCTTGACGCAGCGGGCGGTGCGGGCTTCCTGCTGGGCGTCGATCCTGATCCTGTACTGCCGGCAGAAACGCTGTTTTCCCGTCAAAAGTCGCCGCATGATTTCATTCAGCAAACCGGGCATGAACGGTTGAGTGTTCTTCCCGCCGACGAAAGTCTACGGAGCATCGACAGCTACTTTTCGCGGGTGGTTCGCCGGGACAGCCTGGCGCGAACGGCGGCCCGATTCAAAAGCGGTTATGAGCGTATTTTTATCGATTGCCCGCCAGTGCTCAATTCGCTGAGCCGCCAGATTATGCGTGCTGCGGATGTGGTGATTGTTCCGCTTCCGCCGTCGCCGCTATCGACACGGGCGTTTCAACTGGTTGCCGATGAAGTGAAAGCCACTGGCGCGAAGCACGCGCCGATGCTGCCGGTTCTCTCCATGCTCGATATGCGCCGCACATTGCACCGCAAAGCGCGTGAGGATGCGCCGGATTGGCCGACCATCCCGTTCGCGAGCGCGGCCGAGCAATGCGCGGTACGGAGGCAGCCTGTGGGCACTTTCGCGCCGCGATCACCAGCCGCGCAGAGCTTTGCAGGCTTGTCGGCTGCAATCGAACGGAAGCTCTCATCCCGTGGTGAATAG